The genomic region GCACGGCCCGCACCACGTCCTCTGGCACGGCGGCACCGGCGACACGTTCGCGGAAGAACCTGATCCCGGCCTGCTGAAGATCTCGGCGGCCGAAGTCCTCGACGCGGTAGGAGGTGTGCTGTGCAGCCCCAGCGAATCGGAGTCGTCGGCGCGGGTTACGTCGGTCTGACCACGGCGGCGTGCCTGGCCGAGCTCGGGCACGACGTCGTGTGCGCGGACACCGACACGGCGAAGGTCGAGGCGCTGGCCTCCGGTGAGATCGGTCTGCACGAACCGGGACTGCGGGAGCTCGTCGTCAAGAACGCGCACCGGCTCCAGTTCGTCACCGACACCGCGCAGGCGATGTCCGATGTGGACTTCACGTTCGTCTGCGTGCCGACGCACGTCGTGGAGTCCGTCGTCACCGCGGCACCACCGGACTGCCGGCTCGTGCTGAAGTCCACGGTCCCGGCGGGCACGGCGGCGAAGTACCCCGGTGTGGTGTCGAACCCGGAGTTCCTGCGGGAGGGGCACGCCGTCGAGGACTTCCTGAATCCCCAGCGGATCGTGGTCGGCGCGCAGGACGAGCGGCTCGCGCGTGAGGTGGCCGCGTTGTACGAGACGACGGGCGCACCCGTTGTGGTCACCGACAACACGACTGCCGAGGTGGTCAAGTACGCCAGCAACTGTTTCCTGGCGCTCAAGCTCTCCTACGTCAACACCCTCGCGGAGCTGTGCGAGCGGCTCGGCGCGGACATCGACGGCGTCACCGAGGGCATGCGGCTCGACGACCGGATCGGCGGGTCCTGCCTGGAGCCGGGACCGGGCTGGGGCGGGTCGTGCCTGCCGAAGGACACCAGGGCGTTGCTGGCGACGGCGGCGGAGGCCGGTGTCGAGTTCCCGACGCTGGAGGGTGCGCTGACCACCAACGGCCACCAGCCGCGGCGGGTCGTCGACCGGGTCAGGGCCGAGACGGGGGCGTTGCGGGGCAAGAAGATCGGTCTGCTGGGTCTCACGTTCAAGGCCGGCACCAACGACCTGCGCGAGTCGCCGGCGCTCAAGATCGCCGAGCTCCTCGGCCAGGAGGGCGCCCGGCTGACCGCTTACGACCCGTGCGTCACCGGCGACCTCGACGGGATCGAGGTCCGCACGAGCGCGGTCGAGGCCGCGCGGGACGCCGACGTGCTGGTGGTGCTGACCGAATGGCCGGAGTTCGCCGAGCTGGACTGGCCGGAGCTCGCCGGGCACACCGCCACCCCGGTCATCCTCGACACCCGCGGCGTCGTGCCGGAGGACAAGGTGACCGAGGCGGGGTTCCGGCTCGTCAGGACTGGCCGCTGACGCCGATGTGCACGACCTTGACGGTGGTCATCTCGTCGAGCAGCTCCGGGCCGTAGCCGAACCCGGTGCCCGACGCACCACGAGGCTGGGCGGCGCCACCGGGGGCGCCGCCGAAGACGTTGTTGACCTTCACCGTGCCGACCGGCAACGTCCGCCACGCGCGGGAGGCGTGTTCCATGGAGTTCGTGAGCACGGTCGCGGCGAGGCCGTACTCACCCGAGCACGCCTCGGCCAGGCCGTCGTCGAACGTCGGCACCAGCTGCACCGGCGCCACCGGGCCGAACGTCTCCTCGCACATGATCCGCATGGCGGACGTGCAGTCGGTGAGCACGGTCGCGGGGTAGTAGGCGCCGCGGCCGGCCGGGATCTCGCCGCCGACCAGCGCCCGCGCCCCCGCCGTGACCGCTTCGGCGATCTGGGTGTGCACGAACTCGCGGTGCCGGACGTCGACCAACGGCTGCGGCTGCTCGTTCCACTCCCGCGCCAGCACGCACAGCTCCTCCAGGAACGGTGCCGCGATCGCCTTGTGCACGTAGATCCGCTCGACCGAAACACACAGCTGACCGGCGTTGGTGAACGCCCCCAGCGCCGCCTGCGCCGCCGCCCACTTCGGGTCCACGTCGTCATCGATCAGCAACGGGTCGTTGCCGCCGTTCTCCAGCAACAGCTTCGCCTTCGACGACGCGGCGATCGCCCGCCCGGTCGCCGTGCTGCCGACGTGGGCGACGACGTCGACGTCACCGCGCACCAGCGCGGCGCCGACCGTGCCGTCGCCGGTGAGGGTCTGCAGGACACCGGACGGGAACAGCGGGCGCAGCACGGTGTCCAGCAGCAGGCCGGTGTGCGGGCAGCGCTCACTCGGCTTGTGCACCACGGTGTTGCCGGTGACGAGCGCCGCGCCGAGCAGTCCGCACGCCACCGCCACCGGGTCGTTCCACGGCGTCAGCGCCGCCACCACACCGCGCGGCTCCGGGATCATGAAGTCGACCGCGGTGCCGAGCAGCGACCGGCCGCGGTGGACCGGTCCGAGCTCGGCGTACTGCGCCAGCGTCGAGGCACCGGCCAGCACGCCCTCGCGCGCCGACGCGAACGGCCGCCCGGTCTCGGTCTCCACGACGGCCGCCAGGTCGCTCGCGTTCTCTCAGCTCCGCGGCGGCCGCGGCGACCGCGGCCCCGCGTTCGGCCGCCGGCAACGCCGCCCAGGACACCTGGGCCGTGCGAGCGGCGGCGAGCGCGGCCGTCACGTCGTCTTCGCCGGCGGCCGGCAGCCAGCCGACCAACTGGTCGTCGAGGGGGCTGTGGACATCGATGGCGTGCATGGCGGTCATGTCCGTCGGGTACCCCGGTGAGCAGGGAGAAACCTGGAGGAGACCCATGCCCGGACGCGAGGAACTGCCCAGCACGGTGGCGCGCTCGTCGAAGAAGGCCCAGCGGACGTGGATCAAGGCGCACGACTCGGCCGTCGAGACCTACGGCGAGGGGGAACGCGCGCACCGCACCGCCTTCTCCGCGCTCAAGCACAGCTTCGAGAAGGTCGGCGACCACTGGGAGGCCAAGGACGAGAAGGGTCCGTCCGACCCGCAGGCCGAACGCAGCACCCCGGCCCAGGGCGACACGGCCGGTGGGGTGGACGCGAACGCGAGCAAGCAGCACCTCTACGACCTGGCGAAGCGGCTCGACATCGAGGGCAGGTCCCGGATGAGCAAGGACGAGCTGGTCGACGCGATCGGCAAGGCCAACAACCGCGCGACCGCGAAGGCCCGGTCGTGAAGGTCGTCGTCACCGGCGCGACCGGCAACGTGGGCACGGCGCTGCTGCGCAGGCTCGCGAAGGAGTCCGACATCGAGGTGCACGGCATCTCCCGCCGCCGCCCGGCGAACGAGGAGCCGTACCGCGGGGTGCGGTGGACCCCCGTCGACGTCGGCCGGCCGGGCGCGGAGGAGGTGCTCGCGGCCGCGTTCGAGAACGCCGACGCGGTGGTGCACCTCGCGTGGATGATCCAGCCGTCGCACGACGACCGCGCGCTGTACCGGACGAACGTCGCCGGGTCGGCCCGCGTGTTCACCGCCGCGGTCGAGGCCGGCGTCGGGCACCTGGTCCACATGTCCTCGGTCGGCGCGTACTCACCGGGTGACAAGGGTCTGCGGGTCGACGAGTCGTGGCCCGTCAGGGGCGTGCGGACGTCGTTCTACAGCAGGCACAAGGCGGCCGTGGAGCACCTGCTGGGCCAGTTCGAGTCCCAGCTGCTCGTCACCAGGCCGCGGCCGGGGCTGATCCTGCAGGCCGACGCCGGGTCCGAGATCCGCGACTACTTCCTCGGCAGCCTCGTGCCGCGGTGGCTCTTCCGGCACCGCATCCCGATCTTGCCGTTGCCGCGCAGGATGGTCCTGCAGTTCGTCCACGCGGACGACGTCGCCGACGGGCTCGTGCGGATCCTGCGGCACCGCCCGCAGGGCGCGGTGAACCTCGTCGCCGACCCGGTCGTCACTCCCCGTGTTCTCGCCGAGGTGCTCGGAGGCCGGCACGTTCCGGTACCGGCACGGCTGATGCGTCTCATCGCGAACGTGTCCTGGATGTTGCGCCTGCAACCGACTCCGCCCGGCTGGATCGACCTCGCGCTGCAATCACCGCTGCTCGACGCCTCGCGGGCGCGGGACGAGCTCGGCTGGGAGCCCGCGATCGGGTCGCGCGAAGCACTTCAAGCACTTGTCCGGGGCATCGGCGCCGGTCAGGAGGTCGACGCCAGCCCGGTCCTGTGAGGAGGGGAGAACCGCTTCGCCGAGTAGCGTTTCAAGCGGCGTTTCTCGGCTAAATCTCCTCTATGGACGGGACTTTCGACGCGGTCCTCTTCGACCGCGACGGCACGCTGATCCGGGACGTCCCGTACAACGGCGACCCGAGTGTGGTGACACCCATGCCGGGTGCGCGCGAGGTGCTGCGCGAACTGCGCGCACAGGGCGTGCGCACCGGCGTGGTGACCAACCAGTCCGGCATCGGCCGCGGCCTGCTCACCCACGAGCAGGTCGCGGCCGTGAACGCGCGGGTCGACGAGCTGTTCGGCAGGTTCGGCACCTGGCAGATCTGCCCCCACGCGCCCGACGAGGGCTGCGCGTGCCGCAAGCCCGCTCCCGGCCTGGTCCTGGCCGCGTGCGAGGCGCTCGGCGTCAGTCCACACCGCACGCTCATGGTCGGCGACATCGGTGCCGACGTGGAAGCGGCGGAGGCCGCCGGTGCGGTGTCTTTGCTGGTGCCGACCGAGGTGACCAGGGCCGACGAGGTCGCGCGCGCCCCGCGCACCGCCGACGACCTGCTGGCCGTGCTGGAGCTGGTCCGATGAGGACGTTGGTGGCGCGCCTCGACAGCGACGGCGACGTGCTGCTGGCCGGCCCCGCGATCCGTGCGGCGGCGACCGCGGGCGAGGTCGTGGTGCTGTGCGGGCCGAACGGCGTCAGGGCGGCGGAGCTGCTGCCGGGCGTGAGCCGGATCGTCGAGTGGGAGTGCCCGTGGATCGTCCACCCGGCGTCCGAGGTGCGACCGGTCGACATCGAGGCGGTCATCGCGCTGGTGCACGGCATTCGGGTCGACGTGGCATTGGTGCTGACCTCGTTCCACCAGAGCCCGTTGCCCACGGCGTTGTTGTTGCGGCTGGCCGGCGTGCCGCGGATCGTGGCGCGCTCCACCGACTACCCCGGCTCGCTGCTGGACGTGCGGCTGCGCGACGACCCGGACGTGCCGGAGGCGTTGCGGGCCTTGGAGGTCGCTCGTGCGGCGGGCTTCGCGCTGCCGGAGGGTGACGACGGCCGGCTGGCCGTGGTGGACCCGCCCGGCCCGATCTGGACCCCCGTACGTGGTGGTGCACCCGGTGCGACGGCTCCCCACCTGGTCGCCGGACCGGGGCCAAGGCGGTGGTCGCGCTGACCGCCGCGGGCACCGGGTCGTGACCGGGACCGGCGAGCCGGGCTGACCGAGCACGTCGCCGGCGTGCGGGCTCGACCTGGGCGCGCACCAGTTTTCGCGAGCTGGCCGGTGCTGGCCGCCGCCGACGCGGTCGTCGTCGGCAACACCGGCCCCGCCCACCTCGCGGTCGCGGTCGGCACTCCGGTCGTGTCGTTGTTCGCGCCGGTGGTGCCCGCTGTCCGGTGGGCACCGCACGGCAAGCACGTGCTGCTCGGAGACCAGGACGCGCCGTGCCGGGGGAGCAGGGCGCGGGAGTGCCCGGTCCCCGGCCACCCGTGCCTGGACTCGGTCGACCCGGCCACCGTGGTCGCGGCGGTCGCGGAGGTGACGGTGTGAGGATCCTGCTGTGGCACGTCCACGGCTCGTGGACGCATTCCTTCGTCCAGGGAGGGCACGAGTACCTGCTACCGGGCCCACCCGAGGGCATCGGCCTGGCCGGGCGGCCCTGGTCGGCCCGCGAGGTCGAGTTGTCCACTGTGGACCCGGATGTCGCCGTGGTGCAGAACGTCGACGAGCTTTCGCTGGTACCTCGCGGGATTCCGGTCGTGTACCTGGAGCACAACACGCCCAAGGCGCCCGGCGAGCGGCACCCGATGGCCGACTGGGACGGGACCCTGGTCCACGTCACGCACTTCAACGACCTGATGTGGGACTGCGGCACCACCCGCACGATCGTCATCGAGCACGGCGTGGTCGACCCCGGTCCGCTCTACACCGGCGAGCTGCCCCGCGCGGCCGCCGTGATCAACGAACCGGTGCGGCGCGGCCGGATCGTCGGCACCGACCTGTTGCCGCGGTTCGACCCGATCGACGTGTTCGGCATGGGCACCGAGCAGATCGGCGGCATGGGGGACCACGACCTCCCGTCGCTGCACCGGGAGCTCGCCCGTCGCCGGGTCTACGTGCACACGCCGCGGTGGACGTCCCTGGGCCTGTCGTTGCTGGAGGCCATGCACATCGGCATGCCGGTGGTCGCGCTGGCGTGCACGGAAGCCGTGCGCGCGGTGCCACCGGAAGCCGGTGTGGTGTCGACGGACGTGGAGGAGTTGGTGCGCGCGGTGCGTGAGCTGATGGCCGATCCGGCTCTCGCGCAGGAGAAGGGCAAACGCGCTCGGGAATGGGCGTTGTCGCGGTACGGGCTCGAAGCGTTCCTGCGGAACTGGGACGTGGTGCTGAAGGAGGTGTGGGTCGGATGAGAATCGCAATGGTTTCTGAACACGCCAGTCCGCTTGCGGCGTTGGGCGGCGCGGACGCGGGAGGCCAGAACGTGCACGTCGCGTCACTCGCGGCGGCTCTGGTCCGCCGCGGTCACGACGTCGTCGTCCACACCCGCCGCGACAGCGGGGCGTTGCCCGACCGGATGCGGACCGAGGACGGCTACGACGTCGTCCACGTGCCGGCCGGGCCACCGGGCGAGCTGCCGAAGGACGAGCTCCTGCCGCACATGGCGGAGTTCGGCCGGGTCCTGCTGGCGGACTGGCAGGAACGGCGGCCGGACGTGGTGCACAGCCACTTCTGGATGTCCGGCCTCGCCTCGGTGCTGGCGGCCAGACGGTCGCGGGTCCCGATCGTGCACACCTACCACGCGCTGGGCACGGTCAAGCAGCGCCACCAGGGCGCGGACGACACCAGCCCGTCCCAGCGGACCGCGGTGGAGCGGCTGGTCGGCCACGAGGCCGACGTCATCGCCGCGACCTGTGAGGACGAGGTGCACGAGCTGCTCGCCATGGGGCTGCGGCGTGACCGGATCACCGTCGTGCCCTGCGGCGTCGACCCCGAGCTGTTCGACGTCGCGGGCCCGGCGGCGGAGCGGTCCGATCGGCAGCGCATCGTGTCCGTCGGCAGGCTGTTGCCCCGCAAGGGCTTCGCCGACCTGATCGCCGCGCTGCCGCTCGTGCCGGACGCAGAGCTGGTGATCGCGGGCGGCTCGGCGGACCTGTCCGCGGACCCGGAGGCACGGCGGCTGACCGCGATCGCGGAGTCGCTCGGCGTGTCCGGCCGCGTGCGCCTGATCGGTCAGGTGGCCCGCGCGGACATGCCCGCGTTGCTGCGTTCCGCCGACGTCGTGGCGTGCGTGCCCTGGTACGAACCGTTCGGCATCGTGCCGTTGGAGGCCATGGCGTGTGGTGTGCCGGTTGTCGCGTCGGCGGTCGGTGGTCTCACCGACACCGTGGTCAACGGCGTCACCGGTGTGCTGACGCCTCCGCGTGACCCGCGTGCCCTCGGCCGGGCGTTGCGCACACTGCTGGCCGACCCGTCCCGCAGGATGGCGTACGGCATCGCCGGCCGCGACCGGGTCGAGGCCAGGTACACCTGGGACCAGGTCGCCGCCCGCACCGAGCTCATCTACGGCGCGCTCGTGAACGGGCTGCGCGCCACGACGCGGATGGCGGTCGCCCGATGACCCTCGAAAGCCACCTCGCCGGGTTGAACCACACCCTGGCGGGTCTGCAGGCCCAGGCCTCGCGCGTGCACCGCTGGGGTGCGCGCCTCGCCCACCTGCTGTCGGCAGGCGGCCGGTTGCTCGCCGCGGGCAACGGCGGGTCCGCCGCCGAGGCCCAGCACCTGACCGCGGAGCTCGTCGGCCGTTATCG from Lentzea guizhouensis harbors:
- a CDS encoding UDP-glucose dehydrogenase family protein, whose translation is MQPQRIGVVGAGYVGLTTAACLAELGHDVVCADTDTAKVEALASGEIGLHEPGLRELVVKNAHRLQFVTDTAQAMSDVDFTFVCVPTHVVESVVTAAPPDCRLVLKSTVPAGTAAKYPGVVSNPEFLREGHAVEDFLNPQRIVVGAQDERLAREVAALYETTGAPVVVTDNTTAEVVKYASNCFLALKLSYVNTLAELCERLGADIDGVTEGMRLDDRIGGSCLEPGPGWGGSCLPKDTRALLATAAEAGVEFPTLEGALTTNGHQPRRVVDRVRAETGALRGKKIGLLGLTFKAGTNDLRESPALKIAELLGQEGARLTAYDPCVTGDLDGIEVRTSAVEAARDADVLVVLTEWPEFAELDWPELAGHTATPVILDTRGVVPEDKVTEAGFRLVRTGR
- a CDS encoding ChaB family protein — protein: MPGREELPSTVARSSKKAQRTWIKAHDSAVETYGEGERAHRTAFSALKHSFEKVGDHWEAKDEKGPSDPQAERSTPAQGDTAGGVDANASKQHLYDLAKRLDIEGRSRMSKDELVDAIGKANNRATAKARS
- a CDS encoding NAD-dependent epimerase/dehydratase family protein translates to MKVVVTGATGNVGTALLRRLAKESDIEVHGISRRRPANEEPYRGVRWTPVDVGRPGAEEVLAAAFENADAVVHLAWMIQPSHDDRALYRTNVAGSARVFTAAVEAGVGHLVHMSSVGAYSPGDKGLRVDESWPVRGVRTSFYSRHKAAVEHLLGQFESQLLVTRPRPGLILQADAGSEIRDYFLGSLVPRWLFRHRIPILPLPRRMVLQFVHADDVADGLVRILRHRPQGAVNLVADPVVTPRVLAEVLGGRHVPVPARLMRLIANVSWMLRLQPTPPGWIDLALQSPLLDASRARDELGWEPAIGSREALQALVRGIGAGQEVDASPVL
- a CDS encoding D-glycero-alpha-D-manno-heptose-1,7-bisphosphate 7-phosphatase; protein product: MDGTFDAVLFDRDGTLIRDVPYNGDPSVVTPMPGAREVLRELRAQGVRTGVVTNQSGIGRGLLTHEQVAAVNARVDELFGRFGTWQICPHAPDEGCACRKPAPGLVLAACEALGVSPHRTLMVGDIGADVEAAEAAGAVSLLVPTEVTRADEVARAPRTADDLLAVLELVR
- a CDS encoding glycosyltransferase family 9 protein; the encoded protein is MLAAADAVVVGNTGPAHLAVAVGTPVVSLFAPVVPAVRWAPHGKHVLLGDQDAPCRGSRARECPVPGHPCLDSVDPATVVAAVAEVTV
- a CDS encoding glycosyltransferase, giving the protein MRILLWHVHGSWTHSFVQGGHEYLLPGPPEGIGLAGRPWSAREVELSTVDPDVAVVQNVDELSLVPRGIPVVYLEHNTPKAPGERHPMADWDGTLVHVTHFNDLMWDCGTTRTIVIEHGVVDPGPLYTGELPRAAAVINEPVRRGRIVGTDLLPRFDPIDVFGMGTEQIGGMGDHDLPSLHRELARRRVYVHTPRWTSLGLSLLEAMHIGMPVVALACTEAVRAVPPEAGVVSTDVEELVRAVRELMADPALAQEKGKRAREWALSRYGLEAFLRNWDVVLKEVWVG
- a CDS encoding glycosyltransferase, giving the protein MRIAMVSEHASPLAALGGADAGGQNVHVASLAAALVRRGHDVVVHTRRDSGALPDRMRTEDGYDVVHVPAGPPGELPKDELLPHMAEFGRVLLADWQERRPDVVHSHFWMSGLASVLAARRSRVPIVHTYHALGTVKQRHQGADDTSPSQRTAVERLVGHEADVIAATCEDEVHELLAMGLRRDRITVVPCGVDPELFDVAGPAAERSDRQRIVSVGRLLPRKGFADLIAALPLVPDAELVIAGGSADLSADPEARRLTAIAESLGVSGRVRLIGQVARADMPALLRSADVVACVPWYEPFGIVPLEAMACGVPVVASAVGGLTDTVVNGVTGVLTPPRDPRALGRALRTLLADPSRRMAYGIAGRDRVEARYTWDQVAARTELIYGALVNGLRATTRMAVAR